A region from the Gossypium hirsutum isolate 1008001.06 chromosome A08, Gossypium_hirsutum_v2.1, whole genome shotgun sequence genome encodes:
- the LOC107920713 gene encoding uncharacterized protein: MLHVIFLFVCLFERGDKIIVCADNLFALVEYAMKLCKPMIYGATRSTLLLPSSISLESEVKQHCILFCTEYEATKFYSPKFASNKTMNPLVQQMRTAIGNGQAISFNLTSSTSSLSNSFCFKTIIDSIYFLNIRSRF; this comes from the exons ATGTTacatgttatatttttatttgtttgtttgtttgagcGTGGTGATAAGATAATTGTCTGTGCTGACAATCTTTTTGCACTGGTTGAGTATGCAATGAAGCTATGCAAGCCTATGATCTATGGTGCTACCAG GAGCACGCTACTGCTGCCCTCCAGTATTTCCTTGGAATCAGAAGTAAAACAGCATTGCATTCTCTTTTG CACTGAATATGAAGCTACCAAATTTTATTCACCAAAGTTTGCAA GTAATAAAACGATGAACCCTTTGGTACAACAAATGCGGACGGCTATTGGCAATGGACAGGCAATCAGCTTTAATCTTACCTCCAGTACATCGTCCTTATCGAACTCTTTCTGTTTCAAAACAATCATCGACTCAATCTATTTCCTCAACATTAGATCAAGGTTCTAA